The sequence ccccctggcAATAAATTGTTTCCAGAGGCCAGAGCCGTGAAGGATTCTTGTAGGGGAAAGGGTAGTGCTGCCTTGTGGGCTCCAAGGTGTGGGCAAACTCACAGGTGTGGTGAGGAGGTGGTTATTAGAGTGATGGAATCGGCAGGTAAGAAGCGAAGAGCTGGTTTATTGGGTGAAGGGATCGGTGGCTTTGAGCTTCCAGCTGTAGTTCTCAGTCCCCCGGCACCTGTGCGTGAATCTGCAAGAGGAGTCACCTTTACTACTGGATTTCTGGGATGGAGCGGCTGGGGGACCCACGAGCTCCCAGAGGGACCCAGCTGCTCAGAATGATAGCCCCTTGTAGACAGGGTAGAGGGAGCCACactgcccttccccagcccaaCCTTCCAGTCAGAGCCCAGCTCCAACAGCCCCATTGTGCTCCAAAACTGTACAGCCTCAAATCCACTTACGGGCAAGATTCTGGGCAACCCAGGAAATGAAGCTGCGGGGGGTGTGGATGGGCCTGGAAGGAAGATGGCCCATCTATCTACTCACCGCTGCAGCGAGGCTGGGCCAGGTTAGGGCCGCACGCACTTTGGCATCCGGGCCAGGGGCAGTCTCCAGGCCCCACACGGTGAAGTGGCTGAAACTGCCGGAGGCTCTGATAACGCGGTCCTGGGAAAGGGGCGCGGCTCAGCCTCGGGGCCGCTGCTCCCGCCCGCACCCCCTGCCAACCCTGGGCCCCTGAGCTCACGAAGTCCCGCTCCAGGGCCGCCTCCGGGGGCTCCAGCAGCTCCTGCTGTTGCTCGTCATTGTCCGACCCCTGCGGGAAGCCCTGCTTCCTCACCAacacctcttccttctcttccatcaCCATCACATATCCCGCGAGGCCGGGCGGcacctccacctcctctccccgCAGGCTGCGGCCCCGAAACGACACTTCGAGTCCTGAAGGAAGTAGGAGCAGGGCATCAGTGAGGACCTAATCCAGGCCCACTGGGCCAGCCCAGTTGTGGCCCTCGCACTGCTGCCCCCGGTGGACCACGATTCCCAGGAGCCGTCGCGCCCGCTCTCCCCGACGGGAGCGCGCTGCTGGCGCAGGGGCTGCCGGGAGCCGTAGTCCGGACGCGAGCCCCTACCTTCGGGACCCTGACGGATGGCCGGGGTGAAGAAGCTCCCCACGGGGGCAGGCCGGTTAACGGGGACGTCACAGGGTAGAAGGTGCAGCGTGGCGGGAGTGGCGCTGCGTAGAGTGTCCGGGCGTAGGTGGACTCGGCGCTTCTCCACGCCTTCCTCGTCGCCGCTCTCCATCCTCCGCTGCTATCCCGTAGCTCGCGGGCTAAGGCCAAATCTGGCGCGAAGCCTGTCGGAACGCCCCGGACAGTCAGCGCAGGGCCTCCTGGGAAGTGTAGTCTTTCCTTGAGGTTCCTTAGCAAGCACCGCCTTCCTGTGTTCTGTTCAAGTCccgggatttttttccttgaaatatttctcaattgtatatattttttattttaacttaaaatactgtcagttacagttgacatacaatagtatgttagtttcaggtgttgaATGGTTCCAAAAAGTACACTTTTTATGTTAATTGTTAGgaaggttggtttttttttttttttgcttttgctttttaaaattttaccaggACATCAACTGTTTCTAATGAATTGAAGATATTTCATCCAAATTTGTGGTTTGCCTTCTAAACCTgtgtatatttgatttttattacacATATGAATTTTATCTTGTGTAGTCAAAATCACCAACCTCTTATTTTTACGTCTTAGTTTTcacaatactttttattttttggtttcttaaCTCTTCTATaatgtttatatgtatttttaaaaagattttatttatttatttttagatagaggggaagggagggagaaagagggagagaaacatcattgtgtggttgcttctcacccccccgcccccgggggacctggcccgcagcccaggtgtatgccctgactggggatccaatcTGCAACTCTTTGATTtgtaggccagcgctcaatccactgagccacaccaggcagggtaacatttatatttgtatagaTACCTACCTTAGGTATGTGTTGTCAAGTTCTCTCATAGAACAATATGAACAGTTAATTAAGCTTAaaattgtgccctgactg is a genomic window of Phyllostomus discolor isolate MPI-MPIP mPhyDis1 chromosome 6, mPhyDis1.pri.v3, whole genome shotgun sequence containing:
- the RNASEH2C gene encoding ribonuclease H2 subunit C, translating into MESGDEEGVEKRRVHLRPDTLRSATPATLHLLPCDVPVNRPAPVGSFFTPAIRQGPEGLEVSFRGRSLRGEEVEVPPGLAGYVMVMEEKEEVLVRKQGFPQGSDNDEQQQELLEPPEAALERDFDRVIRASGSFSHFTVWGLETAPGPDAKVRAALTWPSLAAAIHAQVPGD